The following are encoded in a window of Glandiceps talaboti chromosome 5, keGlaTala1.1, whole genome shotgun sequence genomic DNA:
- the LOC144435140 gene encoding lipase maturation factor 1-like — translation MASVTGADEGETNLRQRKMRTSEIENDSDNNDTQTRAKVLDSSTMQVQGSGKVEPGTYWLTRIVFIRSLGFIYSVAFLVALHQNRALLGHQGLLPVDMYLKQLKDHFKNDFHYCMKVVPTILWFCDINEVDFYLDAIATVGLVLAVMVTICGCGNMVVMALLWILYHSIVNVGQRWYSFGWESQLLETGFLAIFMCPLLSWRQVPRKTPTPMVTIMGYRWLIFRIMLGAGLIKIRGDQCWRDLTCMNYHYETQPVPNPISYYMHQEPEIFHKFETLTNHFIELIVPFFLWIPWRPAIITGGLLQILFQVVLIISGNLSFLNWLTILPSLCCLDDKFYAFLFSNSPGWAKHKVLQIQREERTGTAPRATWGVYVRRVLNISIGILIGYLSIPVVQNLLSTHQAMNTSFDSLRLVNTYGAFGSVTKERTEVILQGTLSDDPNDPNAVWLEYEFKCKPGNITRRPCLISPYHYRLDWLIWFAAFQNYEMNPWLINLSAKLLVNDEEATDLIAVNPFYHTNPPKYIRAEHYRYTYTKIGSKAAQEGKWWKRRRIGQYLPPVSLHSLASYLQRRGYGVPKVRGKVKLKDIPTGKET, via the exons ATGGCGAGTGTGACCGGTGCTGATGAAGGAGAGACTAATTTGAGGCAAAGAAAAATGAGAACTAGCGAAATTGAGAATGATAGTGATAACAACGATACACAAACTAGAGCTAAGGTACTCGACAGCTCCACAATGCAAGTGCAAGGGTCCGGGAAGGTAGAACCAGGAACATACTGGTTGACAAGGATCGTTTTTATTCGTTCACTCGGCTTCATATACT CTGTGGCATTTTTGGTTGCTCTGCATCAAAACCGTGCATTACTTGGCCACCAAGGACTTCTCCCTGTTGACATGTACTTGAAACAACTTAAAGATCATTTCAAGAATGATTTCCACTATTGCATGAAAGTTGTTCCAACAATTTTATGGTTCTGTGATATCAACGAAGTTGATTTCTATCTCGATGCCATAGCAACAGTAGGATTGGTACTGGCTGTCATGGTAACAATCTGTGGATGTGGTAACATGGTTGTCATGGCATTGCTATGGATATTGTATCATTCTATTGTGAATGTTGGACAGCGATG gtaTTCCTTTG gatGGGAATCTCAGCTATTAGAGACAGGGTTTCTGGCTATCTTTATGTGTCCTTTGTTGTCATGGCGACAAGTACCCAGGAAGACACCGACACCAATGGTTACTATTATGGGATATCGATGGCTGATATTCAGAATCATGCTGGGAGCA GGTCTGATCAAGATCCGAGGAGACCAGTGCTGGAGAGATTTAACCTGTATGAATTATCATTATGAG ACGCAACCAGTACCCAACCCTATCAGTTACTATATGCACCAAGAACCTGAGATTTTCCACAAATTTGAAACTCTTACCAATCATTTTATTGAATTGATAGTACCATTCTTTCTATGGATACCATGGCGACCAGCAATCATCACAGGGGGTCTCTTACAAATACTTTTCCAG GTAGTTCTAATAATCAGTGGTAATTTGAGTTTCTTAAACTGGTTGACAATCCTACCTTCACTTTGCTGTCTGGATGACAAGTTCTATGCATTCTTATTTTCAAATTCACCTGGCTGGGCAAAACATAAAGTACTACAAATTCAGAGGGAGGAAAGAACCGGAACAGCACCAAGGGCTACATGGG GTGTATATGTACGGAGGGTTTTAAACATTAGTATAGGAATATTGATAGGATATCTTAGTATCCCAGTCGTGCAGAATCTGCTGTCAACTCACCAAGCCATGAATACATCATTTGATTCTCTAAGATTGGTCAACACATATGGAGCCTTTGGAAG TGTGACCAAGGAGAGAACAGAAGTGATCTTACAAGGTACATTAAGTGATGACCCCAATGATCCTAATGCTGTGTGGCTGGAATATGAGTTCAAATGCAAACCTGGAAATATTACTAGGCGGCCATGTTTGATCTCACCATACCACTACAGATTAGATTGGTTGATATGGTTTGCAGCATTTCAG AACTATGAGATGAATCCTTGGCTGATCAATCTGTCCGCAAAATTACTTGTCAATGATGAAGAAGCCACTGATCTTATAGCTGtcaatccattctatcatacaaatccaccCAA ATATATACGTGCTGAGCACTACAGATATACTTACACCAAGATAGGCAGTAAAGCTGCACAGGAAGGAAAATGGTGGAAACGTAGAAGAATTGGACAATACTTACCTCCTGTATCATTGCACAGCCTAGCGTCTTATCTGCAGAGAAGGGGATATGGTGTACCAAAAGTTCGTGGCAAGGTGAAACTTAAAGATATTCCAACTGGAAAGGAGACTTAA